Within Homo sapiens chromosome 2, GRCh38.p14 Primary Assembly, the genomic segment TGGTTGCCCTCACTATTTAATGGGTTATTTGCAACCTGTGAATCATGTCTCCTATTTCCTTGTTAATGATGCTTATTGATTATAGACTTAGGAATATCAGCACCTCCTTTGTAGCTCTTCATTCTTACATgatataataattaatttttttttttgagacagagtctcactctgttgcccaggctggagtgcagtgtcacaatgttggctcactgcaacctccacctcctgggttcaagcgattctcctgcctcagcctcctgagtagctgggactacaggtgcgtgccactacacctgactaatttttgtatttttagtagagacagggtttcgccatgttggctaggctggtcttgaactcctgacctcaggtaatctgcccgcctcagcctcccaaagtgctgggattacaggtgagccactgcgcccagccaataattcATTGTTTAATCCTTAGTTGTGGGCCAAGCAAAGGAGAAAAGTAAGAAGCCTTTTCCTTTTACCGATAGGAAAGGTCAAAGGACTTACCTGGTGAATTATTTAcctaaaaatgtatacaaatcactccaaaatttagtggctAAAAACAACAGTACTAATTTAATTATATCTTCACAGTTACTAATTTAATTATATCCTCACCTGTGGGTGAGGAATTTAGGAGCAGCTTAGCTGGGCTGTTCTGGCCCAGAGTCTAGTGAAGTTGTGGTCAGTTGTCAGCTGGGTCATCTGAATGCTTGATTGGGATTGGAGGCTCCACTTCTATGGTGGTCACTCACATGACTGAGAAGTTGGTGCTAGCTGTTGGCAGGAAGCCTGTTCTtcatgtgggcctctctgagggaCTGCTTGAGTACTTTCATGATGTGGTGGTGGGCTTCTCCCAGAGTGAGCCACTCAGAAGAGAGAAAGATTGTGAGGTCTGGACTTCAATAAGAAGattgttgaagaaaaaaaggttttgtcCCCCCTTGGTTTGATTGGACTAGAGTGGGCTCAGTCTGTGCCTGTGGCTGGCATCAGGCAGGAACAGTGGTATAGCAGGGTATAGACCATATTTAGGGACCTAAAATCACATCTTTCATGATTCATGTGGTTCTTGTTCCAACTGCCCAGGACTCAGGCACATCAAAATATGACACAAAAGCAGAAGCTTTTCATAATGGAGATTAGACCATGTCTAGGATTCCTACCCAGTCCTCTTGAGCTCTCCTCACTCCAGTGTTGTTTTccgtgtttgttttttgttttccccagAGCTTCTTCGAGACACCTTCACTTCCCTGGGCTATGAAGTCCAGAAATTCTTGCATCTCAGTATGCATGGTATATCCCAGATTCTTGGCCAATTTGCCTGTATGCCCGAGCACCGAGACTACGACAGCTTTGTGTGTGTCCTGGTGAGCCGAGGAGGCTCCCAGAGTGTGTATGGTGTGGATCAGACTCACTCAGGGCTCCCCCTGCATCACATCAGGAGGATGTTCATGGGAGATTCATGCCCTTATCTAGCAGGGAAGCCAAAGATGTTTTTTATTCAGAACTATGTGGTGTCAGAGGGCCAGCTGGAGGACAGCAGCCTCTTGGAGGTGGATGGGCCAGCGATGAAGAATGTGGAATTCAAGGCTCAGAAGCGAGGGCTGTGCACAGTTCACCGAGAAGCTGACTTCTTCTGGAGCCTGTGTACTGCGGACATGTCCCTGCTGGAGCAGTCTCACAGCTCACCATCCCTGTACCTGCAGTGCCTCTCCCAGAAACTGAGACAAGAAAGGTGAGCCCCCAGGAGGTGGTCAGTTCCGGACCACCTGCTTATTTTCGTGCCACCAGGATGGGAATTACCACTGTGCCACATTTGCTGCCCATCTCTTCCGGGAGGAAAAGAGATTTTCCCTCCTGCATTGGGCTTGCCCTAGGACTACAGTATAGACCCGGCATGATTTATAAATACTTTGTAGTTAGTTAGTTTGTAGTTtgaatacttttctttaaaattaagaaattttcagcctgggcaacaaagtgagaacttgctctataaacatttttaaaattagttgggtgtggtggtgtgcgcttatagtcccaactgcttgggaggctaaggtaggaggattgcttgagcccaggagtttgaggctgcagtgagtcgtgattgcactactgcactgcagcctgagcaacagagggagaccttgtctccaataaacaaataaataaatacaaataacaaatttatttatttttatttatttttttttttgagatggagtcttgctctgttgcccaggctggagtgcattggcgcaatcttggctcactgcaacctccacctcccaggttcaagcagttgtcctgcctcaccctcccaagtagctgggattacaggcatgtgccaccacgccctggctaatttttgtatttttagtagagactgggtttcaccatgttgaccaggccagtcttgaactcctgacctcaggtgatctgcctgcctcagcctcccaaagtgctaggattacaagcgtgagccactgcgcctggccacaaatttttatttttaatttttctttttttttttttttttttttttttgagacagagtttcactcttgttgcccaggctggagtacagtggcatgatcttggctcgctgcaacctccgcctgctgggttccagtgattctcctgcctcagcttcccgagtagctgggattacaggcgtccgccatcacacctggctaatttttgtatttttagtggagacagggtttccaccatgttggccaggctggtctgcaactcctggcctcaagtgatccacgtacctcggcctgccaaagtgctgggattacaggcatgagccaccatgctcagccaccTTCCagatctttttttatttgataCCCACACAGTCATGTAGAagtatatcttttttgtttgtttgttttttgagatgacatctcactctgttgtccaggctggagtgcagtggcacacctcggcttactgcaacatccacctcccgggttcaggcaattctcctgcctcagtctcctgagtagctgggactacaggcgcacaccactacggctttgctaatttttgtatttttagtagagatggggtttcaccatgttggccaggctggtcccgaactcctgacctcaagtgatcctcctgccttggcctcccaaaagtgagccactgcgcccagcctggaagtATGTTTGTAAGcccagatggaatcatcatctattgtttcttttttttaattaaaaaaattttaatacagttCAAATCCCCATGTCTGGCTCATTTCAGCTCCTTTACTGCCAAAGCAGGGGACAAGGACTGCTTCagtttctctgccttctctttctctgaaGGTATCTGCTGCATTGAACTTGAAAGTTCacattatccttatttttcttgatcttgACAGATTTGGCATCCTTTCACCTGGCTGTGAGCAGAAAGTCCTTGATTTCCTCAATTTTGCAAGGCATGGCGATGAGGCACACAGGGAGAGGACAAGGACAGGCACCCCTCTATCCCATGTATCACCCAAAAGACACTCACAGCCTGCCATCACTTTATAACCTGCTTTTAGTTTGTTTAACAGTAGATCACAAACATTTTTGCATGTCAGTAGTCACATTTCTACAGCATCAGTTTAATGTATGCACAATAGCCCATAATATGGCCATAGCTTAATTTACTTGATCAATCTTCAGTTGTTGCACAGTGTTTGCTTTCATACGAAGTAAGTATTAAACATCCTTGTAACTTAGTATTTGTTCTTATCCTTAATTGTTTTCTAGGGGGACAATTCCCGGAAGTGGAATTACAGAGTCAAAGGACATGCATTTTTCAAGCCTCGGATGCATCTTACTAGATGTCCTATAGGATGGTCATATCAGCTTTATAGGAGAGTAGCTGTGTCCCTGAATTCTCCCTGACACTGCATGCTCTTATATTTCCTCAAGTTTTGACAATTTGATAGGTGAAAAGTGGTATCTGACTGTTCAGATCTGGAAGGCTttgttatataaacatttttttaatgtttattggcAAGAATACTTTTCTAAGAGAAACATCAGTGAGCTGGTTTCCATTTAAGCTGAATGAAGCCACAATGTACCTCAAGTATAAGATTAACTGGCCTTTTTCAGTTGCACTCTAATTACAATTTAGAATGATGTTTCTGAGCCACCTGTCAAATGCATTCTGGGCTGTACCTCTGCGTACCCCAGGAATAAATCTCATGGCCTTCTTTACCTGGCCTCCTTAGTGGTGGCCCAGCAGGAAGCGGGGGTTAGAGCAGGAGCCACTCAGCCTTCCAAGATAGATACTCCATGGGCCGGTGGTATTACTGGCCTTTTGAGCCCATCCCCATTTGCATAGATGATCCACGTGGGTTATCATCTGGCTGGTATGTTCCCAGAGTGAAACTCAGCAGCCCCTTGAGGGAGGGGATGGTGGCCATCAGGCCAGAGTATTGCAAGTTAGTTTGGATCATTTGCTAAGCAGCTTG encodes:
- the CFLAR gene encoding CASP8 and FADD-like apoptosis regulator isoform 3 (isoform 3 is encoded by transcript variant 4), producing the protein MKSKPLGICLIIDCIGNETELLRDTFTSLGYEVQKFLHLSMHGISQILGQFACMPEHRDYDSFVCVLVSRGGSQSVYGVDQTHSGLPLHHIRRMFMGDSCPYLAGKPKMFFIQNYVVSEGQLEDSSLLEVDGPAMKNVEFKAQKRGLCTVHREADFFWSLCTADMSLLEQSHSSPSLYLQCLSQKLRQERKRPLLDLHIELNGYMYDWNSRVSAKEKYYVWLQHTLRKKLILSYT
- the CFLAR gene encoding CASP8 and FADD-like apoptosis regulator isoform 6 (isoform 6 is encoded by transcript variant 8), whose amino-acid sequence is MAEIGEDLDKSDVSSLIFLMKDYMGRGKISKEKSFLDLVVELEKLNLVAPDQLDLLEKCLKNIHRIDLKTKIQKYKQSVQGAGTSYRNVLQAAIQKSLKDPSNNFRLHNGRSKEQRLKEQLGAQQEPVKKSIQESEAFLPQSIPEERYKMKSKPLGICLIIDCIGNETELLRDTFTSLGYEVQKFLHLSMHGISQILGQFACMPEHRDYDSFVCVLVSRGGSQSVYGVDQTHSGLPLHHIRRMFMGDSCPYLAGKPKMFFIQNYVVSEGQLEDSSLLEVDGPAMKNVEFKAQKRGLCTVHREADFFWSLCTADMSLLEQSHSSPSLYLQCLSQKLRQERGTIPGSGITESKDMHFSSLGCILLDVL